A single Pseudochaenichthys georgianus chromosome 10, fPseGeo1.2, whole genome shotgun sequence DNA region contains:
- the gfpt2 gene encoding glutamine--fructose-6-phosphate aminotransferase [isomerizing] 2 yields the protein MCGIFAYLNYQVPRTRKEIFETLVKGLQRLEYRGYDSAGVAVDGPKKTGNDHNQNTICLIKKTGKVKALDEELCKNDLLDLDEKLFTHFGIAHTRWATHGEPSEVNSHPHRSDKENEFVVIHNGIITNYKELKAYLINKGYEFESETDTEVIPKLIKYVYDNRENEDIGFSTLVERVIQQLEGAFALVFKSRHFPREAVCTRRGSPLLIGVRSEYELSTEDIPIQYNNALFKEGVQEKNSHNRADCSSDIDSVGDGRAVEYYFASDASAIIEHTNKVLYLEDDDMAVVSDGKLSIHRLKRKVNENPVRAIQTLQMELQQIMKGNFDAFMQKEIFEQPESVFNTMRGRICFDTNTVILGGLTDHLKEIKRCRRLIVIGCGTSFHAAVATRQILEELTELSVMVELASDFLDRNTPVFRDDVCFFISQSGETADTLMALRYCKGQGALTVGVTNTVGSSICRETDCGVHINAGPEIGVASTKAYTSQFVALVMFGLMMSEDRLSLQQRRLDIINGLKMLPDLIKQVLALDKKIKAIADELYQQKSLLVMGRGYHYATCLEGALKIKEITYMHSEGILAGELKHGPLALIDKDMPVIMIIMKDSCYTKCQNALEQVTARSGRPIILCCKDDTDICKNAYHTLELPQTVDCLQGILTVIPLQLLSFHLAVLRGYDVDFPRNLAKSVTVE from the exons ATGTGTG GGATCTTTGCCTACCTGAATTACCAAGTGCCTCGCACCAGAAAGGAGATATTTGAGACGCTGGTGAAGGGACTGCAGAGACTGGAGTACAGAGGGTACGATTCAGCAG GTGTTGCTGTGGATGGCCCAAAGAAGACAGGCAATGACCACAACCAAAACACCATCTGCTTGATCAAGAAGACGGGGAAGGTGAAGGCCCTGGATGAAGAGCTTTGCA AGAACGACTTACTTGACCTGGATGAGAAGCTGTTCACACACTTTGGCATCGCTCACACTCGCTGGGCCACACACGGCGAGCCGAGCGAGGTTAACAGCCACCCTCATCGTTCTGACAAGGAAAACG AGTTTGTCGTCATCCACAACGGCATCATCACCAACTACAAAGAGCTGAAGGCCTACCTG ATCAACAAAGGATATGAGTTTGAGTCGGAGACGGACACAGAGGTGATCCCGAAATTGATCAAATATGTTTACGACAACAGAGAGAATGAGGACATCGGGTTCTCCACCCTTGTAGAGAGGGTCATTCAGCAGCTG GAGGGGGCCTTCGCTCTGGTGTTTAAAAGCCGTCATTTCCCCAGAGAGGCAGTTTGCACCAG GAGAGGAAGTCCGTTACTCATTGGTGTGCGAAGCGAGTATGAGCTGTCGACTGAAGACATCCCCATCCAGTACAACAATG CTCTCTTCAAGGAGGGAGTCCAGGAGAAGAACAGCCATAATCGTGCTGACTGCTCCAGCGACATCGACTCAGTGGGAGATGGCCGAGCTGTGGAGTATTACTTTGCCTCTGACGCCAG TGCCATCATTGAGCACACCAACAAGGTGTTGTACCTGGAGGATGATGACATGGCGGTGGTCTCCGACGGGAAACTATCCATCCACAGGTTGAAACGGAAGGTCAATGAGAACCCGGTGAGGGCAATCCAGACCCTGCAGATGGAGCTGCAACAGATCATGAAAG GTAACTTTGATGCCTTCATGCAGAAGGAGATCTTTGAGCAGCCAGAGTCAGTCTTCAACACAATGAGAGGACGGATTTGTTTCGACACCAACACAG TGATCCTCGGTGGGCTGACGGATCACCTGAAAGAAATAAAACGCTGCAGGCGGCTCATTGTGATTGGCTGCGGCACTAGCTTCCACGCTGCTGTGGCT ACAAGACAGATCCTGGAGGAGCTGACGGAGCTGTCTGTCATGGTGGAGCTGGCAAGCGACTTCCTGGACCGCAACACGCCAGTCTTTAGAGACGACGTTtgcttcttcatcagccagtcag GAGAGACAGCAGACACCCTGATGGCACTTCGATACTGCAAGGGTCAAGGTGCTCTGACAGTCGGTGTAACCAACACTGTGGGCAGCTCCATTTGTAGAGAAACAGACTGTGGAGTCCACATCAATGCTGGGCCGGAGATAGGAGTGGCTAGCACCAAG GCCTACACCAGTCAGTTTGTGGCCCTCGTCATGTTTGGTCTGATGATGAGCGAGGACAGGCTCTCCCTCCAGCAGCGAAGACTGGACATCATCAACGGCCTCAAGATGCTACCCG ACCTGATAAAGCAGGTGTTGGCTCTAGATAAGAAGATCAAGGCCATCGCTGACGAACTGTATCAGCAGAAGTCTCTTCTGGTCATGGGCCGAGGTTACCACTACGCCACCTGCCTCGAAGGGGCACTG AAAATCAAGGAGATCACCTACATGCACTCGGAGGGCATCCTGGCCGGGGAGCTGAAGCACGGCCCTCTGGCACTTATCGACAAAGACATGCCGGTCATCATGATCATAATGAAAGACTCCTGCTACACAAAGTGCCAGAACGCTCTGGAACAAGTCACTGCCAGATCG GGTCGGCCCATCATCCTTTGCTGCAAGGACGACACTGATATTTGTAAGAATGCCTACCACACCCTCGAGTTGCCTCAAACTGTGGACTGTCTGCAGGGCATCCTCACCGTCATACCCCTGCAGCTCCTGTCCTTCCACCTGGCCGTGCTGCGAGGATATGAC GTTGACTTTCCCCGAAACTTGGCCAAATCTGTGACTGTGGAATAA